Proteins from one Fragaria vesca subsp. vesca linkage group LG6, FraVesHawaii_1.0, whole genome shotgun sequence genomic window:
- the LOC101296991 gene encoding cytochrome P450 76A2-like codes for MEHLLWNFLSLIIPALLFLFIRRRSNSSKELELPPGPPGWPIIGNMLDLGQMPHKTQTKLRHTFGPVIWLRIGARNTMAILSAKAATEFFKNHDISFAERSVTEGSKVLDYHKGSLALAPYGSHWRLLRRLLTVDILTNKRINDTAAIRSKCVDNMQKWIEEEASKLQENGTSSRGVHLARFVFLMSFNLLGNLLLSRDLVDPNSEEGLEFFELMKGVMETNGLANMADYFPWLRWFDPQGVKKRMKKDLAKLLELASGFVKVRLHERLLVGGEKTNKDFLDVLLEFQGNGIDEPTKISDHDINIFILEIFLAGAETTSSTIEWAMTELLCNPETLIKAKTELRQVIGQNRKMNESDIDNLPYLQVIVKETLRLHPPVPFLIPRKAILDTKFMGYFIPKNTQVFVNAYAIGRDPDVWIDEPDSFKPERFIGSKVDYKGQHYELIPFGAGRRMCAGVPLGHKMLHLTLGSLLHQFDWALGRNVTKDTMDWNDRLGITMRKYQPLLAVPTKCLNWSSSI; via the exons ATGGAGCACTTGCTCTGGAATTTTCTTTCTTTAATCATACCAGCTCTCCTCTTCTTGTTCATCCGCCGGAGATCAAACTCCAGCAAAGAACTAGAGCTTCCTCCCGGCCCACCAGGATGGCCGATAATCGGCAACATGCTCGACCTAGGTCAGATGCCACACAAAACCCAAACCAAGCTGCGTCACACGTTTGGTCCGGTGATATGGTTAAGAATTGGTGCCCGAAACACCATGGCAATCCTCTCCGCCAAAGCAGCCACCGAGTTTTTCAAAAACCACGACATCTCGTTCGCTGAACGCTCTGTAACTGAAGGTAGTAAAGTGCTTGACTACCATAAAGGGTCACTCGCTCTGGCCCCTTACGGATCGCACTGGCGCCTGTTAAGGCGCCTGTTGACGGTTGACATCTTGACCAACAAGCGTATCAATGACACTGCAGCGATTCGAAGCAAGTGTGTTGACAACATGCAGAAGTGGATAGAGGAGGAAGCCTCTAAACTCCAAGAGAATGGAACATCATCGCGTGGAGTGCACCTTGCTCGTTTCGTGTTCCTCATGTCGTTTAATCTTCTTGGGAATCTCCTGTTGTCGAGGGACTTGGTGGATCCGAATTCGGAAGAAGGGCTGGAGTTTTTCGAGTTGATGAAGGGAGTCATGGAGACGAATGGGCTTGCCAACATGGCGGACTACTTTCCATGGTTGAGGTGGTTTGATCCACAAGGTGTGAAGAAGAGGATGAAGAAGGATTTGGCAAAGCTTCTGGAACTTGCCTCTGGTTTTGTGAAAGTGCGGTTGCATGAGAGGCTGTTAGTGGGTGGAGAAAAAACTAATAAGGACTTCCTAGACGTGTTGCTTGAATTTCAAGGCAATGGAATTGATGAACCAACAAAGATTTCTGATCATGATATCAATATTTTCATACTG GAAATATTTTTGGCTGGTGCAGAAACAACAAGCAGCACAATCGAATGGGCAATGACCGAGCTACTATGCAACCCCGAGACGCTAATCAAGGCCAAAACAGAACTCAGACAAGTGATCGGTCAAAACAGAAAGATGAACGAGTCTGACATTGACAATCTTCCATACTTGCAAGTTATAGTTAAAGAAACACTAAGATTACATCCACCCGTTCCATTCCTCATACCAAGGAAAGCTATACTAGACACCAAATTCATGGGTTACTTCATACCCAAAAATACACAGGTATTCGTTAATGCGTATGCAATTGGAAGAGACCCAGATGTTTGGATTGACGAGCCTGATTCGTTTAAGCCGGAGAGATTCATAGGCTCAAAAGTGGATTATAAGGGTCAGCATTATGAGTTGATTCCATTTGGAGCCGGGAGAAGAATGTGTGCTGGTGTGCCGTTGGGTCATAAGATGCTGCACCTTACTTTGGGGTCATTGCTTCACCAATTTGATTGGGCACTTGGTAGAAATGTTACCAAAGACACTATGGATTGGAATGACAGGTTAGGCATAACAATGAGGAAGTATCAGCCATTACTAGCTGTACCTACAAAATGCTTGAATTGGTCTAGTTCAATATAG
- the LOC101296698 gene encoding putative F-box protein At1g30920-like: MDTSRRKVVKVNDSRTLGLQEDVLEEILSKLPVKSLLRFRCVSQEWYALTKRFSENNSKPPLGISLLRDEEITVLRLPFLSELTSRRDVGLRFVGSKNGLVCCGVLKGIENNKNRTTEGEEDNAPVFQHSIVVWNPATEQFRFLPKPNNIIPLDQDEEEVILYVKDNYCSLSSFALIGFDFVYDHDITEYKLVRVFDHDSDDPDDHGEVVTTFRAQVFVQSTNSRRQAKNELGFPSCENSLASTSITLDRLLYWIVKRAGDEYCLMSFNLREEVFSVIDHRPMDLRNQDECLLYYSWRNSPAIIVLDDISDNEDVNAMIWVMSTDQESKRS, from the exons ATGGACACTAGTAGGAGGAAAGTTGTTAAGGTGAACGATAGCAGGACACTAGGTCTACAGGAAGATGTCCTAGAAGAAATTCTTTCAAAACTGCCTGTCAAGTCTCTACTTAGGTTTCGTTGTGTATCGCAAGAGTGGTATGCTCTCACCAAAA GATTCTCTGAAAATAATTCTAAACCACCACTTGGAATCTCATTGCTTCGAGATGAAGAAATAACGGTTTTGAGATTACCTTTCCTCTCCGAGCTTACAAGCCGAAGAGATGTTGGTTTAAGGTTTGTGGGATCTAAGAATGGCCTGGTTTGCTGTGGTGTATTAAAAGGGATTGAAAATAATAAGAATAGAACTACAGAGGGTGAAGAAGATAATGCTCCCGTGTTCCAACACTCAATAGTAGTATGGAACCCAGCAACAGAACAATTTAGGTTTCTTCCCAAACCTAACAATATTATTCCTTTGGATCAGGATGAGGAGGAGGTTATACTATATGTTAAGGACAACTACTGCTCTCTGTCCTCCTTTGCTCTTATAGGTTTCGATTTCGTATATGATCATGACATTACCGAATACAAATTGGTGAGAGTTTTCGATCATGATAGTGATGATCCTGACGACCATGGAGAAGTAGTTACAACTTTTCGGGCTCAGGTCTTCGTCCAAAGCACAAATTCTCGGAGACAAGCCAAGAACGAGTTAGGGTTTCCATCGTGTGAAAATTCCTTAGCATCAACTTCGATTACATTAGATAGGCTACTGTATTGGATAGTAAAGCGAGCAGGGGACGAGTACTGTCTCATGTCATTCAATTTACGTGAGGAGGTTTTCAGTGTGATAGATCATCGACCAATGGATCTACGGAATCAGGACGAATGCTTATTATACTACTCGTGGAGAAATTCACCGGCGATTATAGTACTTGATGATATTTCGGACAATGAGGATGTCAACGCAATGATTTGGGTGATGAGTACTGATCAAGAATCAAAGAGGAGTTGA
- the LOC101310039 gene encoding uncharacterized protein LOC101310039 isoform 1: MGAEIASESWFGSLRFSWSRVVDAEKPVVGILAFEVAGLMLKMVNVWNSLSETDIIRMREEIVNSIGVRRLVSEDDDYLMELALNEIIENLGYLATRVVRLGKRCSDPMYHNFERFFEDPLESGLQSFGWEYRWKKMERKMKKMDRFVANTLQLSQELEVLADLEQTLRRMRANPELNQVRLFEFQQKVIWQRQEVKNLQDMSPWGRTYDYVVRLLARSLFTILERIKQVFSCDQMAFGEGNDNHEVSISEYQLSSSHCLSRSHSFSALMHSSVHPSDANICGFYSGPLGKSVSKQKLTAGKTRTKKQHQQPVQHGNYSQLRTKRFSQIGPFKGCMTGVGGSPVLESCRPNIGGSMRLSSTSMKHTKYTHMASQSVSSRIYSKLSLFSSKCSLLTAPPSTLGGAALALHYANVIILIEKIASSPHLISIDARCDLYNMLTTSIRTTLRARLKSYPKTTVPSVYNPALAGEWGLQLEQILEWLGPLAHNMMRWHSERNIVKQQEVSSSNVLLVQTLYFANQAKTEAAIIELLIGLNYICMIDETNRRALRNAGGSRVYDEYMLQRVEIA; this comes from the coding sequence ATGGGGGCTGAGATTGCGTCCGAGTCATGGTTTGGTAGTTTAAGGTTTTCATGGAGTCGTGTGGTGGATGCTGAGAAGCCTGTGGTTGGAATTCTGGCGTTTGAAGTTGCGGGGTTGATGTTAAAGATGGTTAATGTGTGGAACAGTTTGAGTGAAACGGATATAATTAGGATGAGGGAAGAAATTGTTAACTCAATTGGGGTGAGAAGGCTTGTGTCCGAAGATGATGATTACTTGATGGAACTTGCACTGAATGAGATAATTGAGAACTTGGGATACCTGGCAACGCGTGTGGTCAGGCTTGGGAAGAGGTGCTCGGATCCTATGTATCACAACTTTGAACGATTTTTCGAAGATCCTCTTGAGAGTGGTCTGCAATCATTTGGGTGGGAGTACCGGTGGAAGAAAATGGAGAGGAAGATGAAGAAAATGGACAGGTTTGTTGCAAATACTTTGCAATTGTCACAGGAGCTGGAAGTGCTGGCGGACCTTGAGCAGACCCTGAGGAGAATGCGGGCTAATCCTGAGTTAAATCAAGTCAGATTGTTTGAGTTTCAGCAGAAGGTAATATGGCAACGTCAAGAAGTGAAGAATCTACAAGACATGTCTCCTTGGGGTAGAACCTACGATTATGTTGTCCGACTTCTTGCAAGATCCCTTTTTACAATATTAGAGAGGATCAAACAGGTCTTTAGTTGTGATCAAATGGCTTTTGGAGAGGGAAATGATAATCATGAAGTTAGCATTTCTGAATATCAACTTAGCAGTTCTCATTGTCTCTCTCGCAGTCATTCCTTTTCTGCTCTAATGCACTCTTCTGTTCACCCATCTGATGCTAATATCTGTGGGTTCTACTCAGGACCTCTTGGGAAGTCAGTTTCCAAGCAAAAGCTTACTGCTGGTAAGACTAGAACAAAAAAGCAGCATCAGCAACCAGTTCAACATGGAAATTATTCGCAATTAAGAACCAAACGGTTTTCTCAAATTGGACCTTTTAAAGGATGTATGACTGGTGTAGGTGGTTCTCCAGTTCTAGAGAGCTGCAGGCCAAACATTGGTGGTTCTATGAGGTTGAGCAGTACTAGTATGAAACATACGAAGTACACACATATGGCATCTCAGTCTGTCAGCAGCAGGATCTATTCTAAATTGTCCCTGTTCAGTTCAAAATGTTCCTTGTTGACTGCCCCACCATCTACACTAGGTGGTGCTGCCCTCGCTCTGCATTATGCAAATGTCATTATTTTGATTGAAAAGATAGCTTCATCTCCTCATTTGATCAGCATTGATGCCAGATGCGATCTATACAATATGTTAACCACGAGTATACGAACTACTCTCAGAGCTAGGCTCAAGTCATATCCCAAAACTACAGTCCCATCAGTCTACAATCCTGCCCTTGCAGGAGAATGGGGTCTCCAACTCGAACAGATTCTGGAATGGCTTGGTCCGCTTGCTCATAACATGATGCGGTGGCATTCTGAGCGCAATATCGTGAAGCAGCAAGAAGTTTCCAGCTCAAATGTGCTTCTGGTACAGACACTCTACTTTGCGAATCAGGCTAAAACTGAAGCTGCAATCATAGAGCTTCTCATAGGTCTGAACTATATATGCATGATCGATGAAACCAACAGGAGGGCTTTGCGAAATGCTGGTGGCAGCAGAGTTTATGATGAGTATATGCTCCAAAGGGTCGAAATTGCTTGA